Within the Drosophila miranda strain MSH22 chromosome Y unlocalized genomic scaffold, D.miranda_PacBio2.1 Contig_Y2_pilon, whole genome shotgun sequence genome, the region ATTATACCATTAGACCTTACCTACTTTGACCTTTTCTAGGACAAAGTTCGCAACTTTAAGAGCAAGCCGAATCGGGGCGAACTTCTGGTCGAGAAGGCGCGCACTCTACGACAACTTCCACAAAGAGATCGTCCTCGCAGCGCCTAAGGAGAACGTTATCTTCGGAGCCGTCGTCCAACTGATGCCCATTTCCATGAACATCGAGAATATGAGCACCGCTGATCTGAACCTTGCCCTCTCGGTGGTGATCAACGAGCGGGTGGTGCGCCACAGCCAAAGCATCAACGAGGACTGCGAGCTGACGGTGGCTCCCTCCGCGCGGTCGTGTGTGCGCAACTCGTTCCGGATCGTCAGTGGTGACGAACACGACCGCACTGGGCAGGACATTAAGTACGGGCAGCGCTTCCGCCTGGAGTGCATGGACTCTGAGAATGATCCCATCATGCTCAACAGTGCGCCCAAGAAAGTCAACCTGAACCAGTCCATCGATGTCACATATCATTCCCATAAGAACGGCGAGCTGAACTTTCCTCTGGGCCTTGTTCATCGCAGTGTAAGATGATGAATGAGTCCATGAAAAGGTATTTTACAGAGGTGTGGCTGTCCGGGTGGTGACCTTCCGATGGCCTTTACCAACTGGTTCTGCATTCACGTCGATCGCAACCGGCGCTTCGAGAGCGAGGGCAAAGATATCCCCGTTTGTATGAACAAGCTTCCCTTTGCCATTATTCTAACCAACTTCTCTTCCAGAGCAATGCCCCACTGGTCATTGTCCATCCGGCGACCAACCGTAATCTCGCCGCCGAAAATGTGGTCATCCAGACTCTGTTCGGTCCAGAGTTCCTCGTGTCCGTGCAAAACTATCGCAACATCTACAAGCGCGAGCTCTGGAAGAACGTGTGGATGATCAGCAACGGCCATCAGGCATCTAAAAATTCCCCGTCCCAAGAAACACCCGTTTTCGCCTAGCTTGCTTTAAATAAAGGCCACTGCAGTTGGGTGTAACGTGAACTTGGATTTTATGAGTATGTGGCGATAATTTAAGTTTCGCACATGGAATTGTGTCAGCCGAGCCCCCGCGGGTTTGCGCATATAATACCCGGCAGTGTGTGTTTTCATGCTTAGAATAGATAGAACGAATGGGAGAGGATGAAGGCACAAATTGAAGTACAAAGGCTACACCCTATGTAGATGAAAGTTGAATATGGTTTCCATGGTTTGTCAGGAAGTATATCTTATCTTTATTAGCGAATCGAATGTATGTTTCCAGGCTTCCTAAAAGGTACCGTAAGTTACTAATGGTGGCAGCCCACCTAGCTCAATCCAATTCGCATATGAAATTGTGTCAGTCAGAGATAAAAACTTCCACGAAAATGAGCCGACAAGACCTATAAATATGTTAAAGGCAGCTACAGTCTGCACACTCATTCCTAAAATGTCTCCGGTTACATGTCTAGTAGCTCCACTGCTCCTTCTGATCGCCACGACATCTGTTCCTGGTCAGGCCAAGGTGGCTGATGTTTCGCGAATGATAGGCGGAGAGTTTGCGGGCCCTGGCCAGTTCCCGCATCAGGTATCGCTCCAGTTGAAAGGGCGCCATCATTGCAGAGGATCTCTCATCTCCGACACGATGATTGTAACTGCCGCCCACTGCACCAAGGACCAGAATCCTTCCCAGATGAAGGCCATAGTGGGAACCAACGATCTGAGCGCCGGCAATGGGCAGGTTCTCGGCATTTCCCAGTTCATCATCCATCCGCAATACAATCCGCAGAGCCAGGACTTTGACATGTCGCTGATCAGGCTAACCAGCCCCGTGCCAATGGGCGGTGCTGTCAAAACAATCCAGCTGGCCGAAGCTGACTTCAACTATGTCGCTGACACAATGGCCACCATCAGCGGCTTTGGAGCAATCAACCAGAATCTTCAGCTGCCCAACCGCTTGAAGTACGCTCAGGTGCAGCACTGGAGCCGTGACTACTGCAACTCCCAGAACATTCCCGGTCTCACCGATATGGCGAGAAAGCACTATCAAAAACGACAGTTTATCGCTGGTTTGCAGAGTTTAATAGTGGTCGTAGTTCAGTCGCTGACGAATTCCGTGAAGGTCGCCCAAAATCGGTTGTTGTGCCACAAAACATCGATGGTGTGCGTGAACTAATAGTGCAAGATCGACATGTGACATATCGTGAGATAGAGGCATCCTTGCACATTAGTTCCACTTCAATACATTCCATTTTACATGAACACTTAGTTGTAAAAAAGGTTTGCTCTCGTTGGATACCCCATAACTTATCAATCGCTCAAAAAAAGGCTCGCGACGATTGGAGTAAGGAAATGCTTAAAAAGTTCGACCGAGGTGCTTCAAAAGATGTTTATAAAATCGTGATAGGTGATTTATCATGGATATATGCGTATGAGCCGGAAACTAAGCAGCAATCGACCGTGTGGGTGTTTCAAGATGAGCAAAATCCAACAAAAGTTGTTCGAGCACGAAGCACTTCGAAGCAAATGGTCGCCTGTTTCTTCGGAAGAATGGGTCATGTGGCCACTGTTTCGCTAGAGAAACGTAGGACTGTCAATTCTGAGTGGTACACGACCATTTGTTTGCCGGAGGTCTTCGGAGAAATTCGCAAAACCAACTGCCGAGCACGAATCATTCTACATCATGACAATGCGAGCTCGCAGACCTCTCGACAAACAGGTCAAGCAGGTTTAAGCATTCAAAACGTCGAATTGATGACTCATCCTCCCTTAAGTCCTGACTTGGCACCCAACGACTTCTTTTTATTCCCTAACATCAAAAAAAAACTGCGTGGTCAAAGTTTTACGAGCGCCGAAGAAGCAGTTGAAGAGTTTAAAAACCATGCTTTGGAGGTGTCTCAAGAGGAGTGGAAAAACTGCTATGACCAATGGTTCAAGCGAATGCAAAAGTGTATTGATCATCAGGGGGAACATTTTGAAAAATAATAAAACcattttcatttaaaaatTCCTATTCCCGAAATATAAATAGCAACCCTTTGTAACTCTAAGATTTGCTCAGATCATCTGATATCTGTAGTCTGGAAACTGATATTGTAAGTACTACTACAAGCTGGCTGTGTCCAACGCATAGGATATGTTGTCGTCTTGAGAACTAAACGAACTCAACAAAATAAAAACCTACGGATACACAATTTGGCAGAAGGCGTCTCCAGCGCACTTTACAAATTAAAAAACACAAACTTCATGGTCTCGCCTCATCGAGTCGTACATATTAATAAATAAGTTCAAAATTTTGGTGTGCCATCTAAAGATAATTCTTTCCATATAGATGCAATATAGGAAGGAGTAAGTAGGTAAATAGATAGGTGGTAAGTGGGAATGCTGCTGGGCGGGGCGTACAATACAGGCAAAACAAAGGCTATCACCGAATGCTTTCCGACCTAGATTCTTAGCATAAAGCTTAAGCACTAGACACATATTTGGAATGGGGCTTTCGTAGAGCCATTTGATGTCAATATATAAAATTCATAATTCATAAATATTAATCAGAAATCGTAGGATCGTACGCAACACACTTTCCATAAATTGTGCTAAGCGTTTAcaaatttaaatgcaaaaaatgCGCTACAACttcttgtttttcttttttgccaGCACTTGTCTTGGCTTGATTCTAACCTAACGGCCCCAAAGTCATGCTGACTTTAGGCCTTCAAAACTTATAGCTACTGTACAGCAgtcgttcttttttttttgtaagtGTAAGTGTCTGTTCGTCTGTATGTCTATCTGTAgatctgtgtgtgtttcttATAGCTATGTAACATATATTATGTTGCTTGGAAACATATAAATTTCAATCATATTTATATAGCATGGCAAACTAATGCTGATGACAAACTCCCCCATTCTCCCTACATTTTCCTGCGTATTGCACATGCCTGGAATAGAATAGGGGAAAATCTATTCCAACTCCTGTTTCCACTCTGACTACACTTTCCAATGCcgcttttgttgctgtttctgtttctgtttctgctgctgctgccgctgctgctatGCTCGCCTGTCTCGTTGTCGATGGCGCTGCGAAGTGGACGTTGCCCCTCGCACAGAAGTAGCCTCACAATTTGGAGCTGTCGTAGCTCTCCAGCAACCATTCATGTCGAGTCAGGGACTGTATGCATTCCTCCATGAGCAGCTGATCCTTCTTCTCGCTGATGGACAGACACTTGCCGGAGGTGCCGTGATGCAGTTGCTTGGTGTTCTCACGATATGTCTAAAACTGAAATGGAGCTTCGATTAGTTGGGTGTCCCATTATAAAATATCCCTGCAACATCACCTGATTTCCCTTGCCGCCGTGGCACGAGTAGAGTATCTCTTCCTTGCCGGCATAGTCTAAGCAGTAGTCATCGCGTCGTATTTCCCCCACCTTGCTCAGCATCCAGTACTGCAGGGGAACGGGAGAAGGAAAGGGATTACATTAATATAAATTGCGATGGATGCGGATGCGTGGGTCTGCCAATTGCCAAGCCAAAAGTTTTTCCAGCACCACAGGACTACAATCTCACATCTTATTACAGATTAATGTTTTATTCAACTAAATGACAAAAAGCAGCTCTGTTTCCGTGTATGTGGCTTTGtgtgattgtgtgtgtgtgtatttaaGGTTCTGTCCGGCATAGCGTCATATCTCCGacgacatacatatgtatgtatctccgCCCAGTAAATTTTGCCGGCGGAATTATGTCGCTTTTTTTCTGGCGGACTTATGTCGTTTGAAAGCGTCATATCTCCGCTCGGAGATATGACGTTTtgaaacgacatatctccgccgtGTTacaaacgacatatctccgcgcaGCGATTTTGAGCAAATTATGTCGAAACACtatcaaaaaatacaaaaaaaaaacaaaaaaaaaacaaaacaaaaggaacaaattaatttgcagcggctacgcagcccccgtcGACATgttctgactgattttctgtccctCTCGCACATACTCTTTATCTTCAGCTGGTTACCTAACTGTAAATGCACCGTAAAAAATATTGTCTTAATTGAGCAAATATAGCTACTGCATAATTTATGAACAGCGTTTTTATTAGGAAGTTAATTTCATTAAcgaactgctgcgggagatagaggggggtggctgccgcgtggtggcgtatgcggacgatgttgctataGCATTCTCGGGTAAATTCCCGCAGACGCTGTGTGAGTGCCTGACAAGCACTCTCATGAAGATgtcaaaatgggcagacaaatgcggtctaggcgtcaacccgtctaaaacggaactggtgctcttcactaggaagtacaaagttccggcactgattcccccaagactatgtggggaagcgctaatcttcagcaacaacgccaagtatcttggtctaatcctcgatagaaagctcgattggaaattgagcatagaggatagagtaaagaaggccacagtagccctctatacttgcaggaaagccatcggactaagatggggaatgaccccctatatagttcggtggctttagaccaccatcatacgaccgatcatgctctatggagcggtagtatggtggccagccttagacaaaaggacatgcctcaataaactcagcagagttcaacgcatggcagagctatgcataactggcgggctacgcactactccaggggaagccctggatactgtgctggacctcctccccatagatctcatgggaaagaaagtggcaacactttccgcactcagaatgagagaagccagactgtggaaagcgtccgcggttgggcactcgggaatcctgacgagacacccgcaattaccagagaggacagattattgtgtccctagtgatcacctctcgacgcctttccaggtatcaatcccacttagggaggactgggagatgggcgaaccaggacccgcaaatgcggttcacttctacactgatggatcaaagttagacggccgcgtgggaggcggagtctactgcagcgagctgaacatcagtcattgcttcaggctcccggaccactgcagtgtgttccaagcggaggttgtagccatcaaggaggccatttccatcgtctccaaactacttctagacacgcacttagtgtgcgttttctcggacagccaagcagctattaaagctctaggctcaatatcgtcgaactcagcgactgtaaatgactgccgcaggtctctgcacgagatcgcagatcaGTTAGACCttttccttatatgggtcccaggccacagggacatcgaggggaacgacgccgccgacgagctagcaagGCAACAATTCCTCTCCTTATGGAGAGGGAGCAGGTAGCGATGCctctggctacgtgcaggctcctcacgcacgaattgttcgagcaaaatgtcaataggagatggcagcaaaacgtttcctgtaaaatctcaagattgatatggccatatcgatcgaagaagcgctcagccgaGCTGTATaggctcagcagagcacagtgctctgcagttactcgagccattacgggacactggcagattggcactcatgcctctagactgtcaatccctcataacgacttctgcaggagttgtcgcgacgatgaagaggaggaatcggtcccccacttcttctgccactgcccttggaaatcgtcgtcttcgtattctcggggccgctttcctcacagacatttcggacctgtccgaaatcaaaccggggaccttgtccagattcatccaagcctccggatgggactgcccttaatttGCAACAGCCTGTTTCTTCACGGTTTTTAGGCACTGGGAAGGGACACACGCCCATGCGGcaccacaacggaccttctacaggtccaagtgagcttgggagggTTTCATCACTCCCCAAGGCTACCGCCTGAACCTAACCTATTCTAAATTTCATTAAACAAAAATTGTTAAAGAATGCCGTGTTGTATTTAATGTAATATAAacgtattatttaatatgtaaTATGTAGataatttattgtttttaaACATGTGCATAGAATAGAATGTTAAAGAATATTTTTTTCTgtgcaataggcaaagcctGCGAGGCGcgcacagaaatcataatAGCAGTTTTCCTAAATTTTGTCGTTCTTAACTTACACAAGttaattataaataaaaacattGCGTATGGCCTCTTCGACTTCTCGGTTGCAACTTGGACATTTTGGCTttatattttcattttcttccAAGTCGTTTTTTGCTTGGTTGTGGGCCACAATTTGATCCCAACATGTACCACAAATGTTTACGTGATTGCACGGGCGCAACAACACAGACTTTGGGTTACATAGGCACACATTGCATGGATTCATTTGAACCAATGATTTATCAGATGACTGACTTGAATGAGAATCATTCGATGAAAGTGACGATGTGGAAGATTTCATATCAGAAGACATTCCAGTTAAATTGCTTTTGTAGCAAGGTAATAATTAGTGAGGCATTCaactagtatttaaaatagcatacagcgcGCATTGGTATTTACCGCACCATCGATACACTCGGTGGGAAATACCAATAGTGAGATATCGGATAAGAAACATCGAGAAGAGAGGGAGTGCACTTTGTAAATGGCGATTGTGAGAGACGGACGCGCAGCTAATAAAAAAGAGTTACATTAAATCACcgggtttgtgtttttatacctatACAGTTCACTCACGCACCGATATTGATCACTACAATTCCCGGGTTAGACGGCCTACAATTTCAGAAGTGGGATACGATCAATCGCCGCCAGTGAAAAATAGCGAAAATTTTTATTATCTCGTCCGTCGAAGACGCCATCGCTGAAAAAAAACTTGTCGGACTTGGTCGGCACGGAGGAGTTCTCGGCCGCCCAGCTGCGCGAATGGCTGGAGTCCCTCAATCTAccaaaaggtggaagcaaagcTGCCATGGCAGCGAGACTTAACGAAATACCAGTAGAGCTGCGGGGACAGGGACCACCGGCAGCCGAAACATGCGAGAACGAGAGGGAAGATGAGG harbors:
- the LOC117193320 gene encoding chymotrypsin-1-like, which gives rise to MLKAATVCTLIPKMSPVTCLVAPLLLLIATTSVPGQAKVADVSRMIGGEFAGPGQFPHQVSLQLKGRHHCRGSLISDTMIVTAAHCTKDQNPSQMKAIVGTNDLSAGNGQVLGISQFIIHPQYNPQSQDFDMSLIRLTSPVPMGGAVKTIQLAEADFNYVADTMATISGFGAINQNLQLPNRLKYAQVQHWSRDYCNSQNIPGLTDMARKHYQKRQFIAGLQSLIVVVVQSLTNSVKVAQNRLLCHKTSMVCVN